The stretch of DNA CGGTGCGAACGAAGCGGGCGCTCCTCGCGGGCGGAATCCTCTTTCTTCTCTTCTGCACGCGGCCCGATGGGGCTTTCTACTTCTGGATCCCGCCCTTTCTCTTCGGCCTCGGACCGGACACGAGTCGCCGGCGACGCAATCTCCTTGCTTACGTCGGGGCCTTCGTACTTCCGTGGTTTCTCCTCACCTTGTTCCGGAGCGCCTACTTCCACGATGTCTTCCCCAACACCTTCTATGCGAAGAAGGGCGAGGGAGCCGCGATCTTCGCTTGGATGCTCGCGCGCTGGCCCCTGCCCCTGGTCGTCGCCACGGTCCTGGCCTCGGGGACCCTCGTCATCGTTGCGGTCGCCTGCGGGTTCCATGCCCTGGGACGACGCCTGCGCCGCTGGTCGACGCCGGAGCGAAGCGCCAGCACCATGCTTTTCCTCTTTTTCGCCAGCGCAACCTCGATCGTTCTCGCGCTCCCGGGGGACTGGATGCTGGAGCACCGCTTTGCGACGCCCATGTTCCTTTTCGGTCCCGCCGCGGGGTTCGTTCTCCTCTGGGACGCTTTGGAGCGCGCGCGTTTTCGGAGCGCCATCGTCGCCGTCGCCGCCGTGTTTGCGGTTGGGATCGCGGGCATGTACAGCGCCAGGCACACACCGGCCTTCGTCGTGGCACCGACGCTGCCGCTCGATGCCGGGCGCGAGACGAGTCGCCGCATCGCTCGCGCCCTGAAGCCGCTCGGGCCGCGGGTCGCCGTGCTCACGCCCGACGTCGGTGGCGCCCTGTGGGAGGATCACTTCCGGGTCATCGACCTCGTCGGGCTGACGGACCGGCAGCTGGGGCGGACGGTGCGACGCGACCGCGAGTCGATCCGAGTGCACATCTTGGGGGTGCGGAGGCCGGAAGCCGTGTGGGTGCACACCTTCTGGATGGGTGTGACTGGCTTCGACGCGGATCCTGACTTCGCCGCCGCCTACGCTCCGGTGTGGGAAGACCGGCCTGCACCCGGGTCGGCACCGATCGCAGGTCTCTACGTGCGGCGGGACGTCGGCGCCACGGGTGCCGATGGCGTCGTGCGGCCGGCATCCCGAACGGCCGAAGCGGGACGGTAGTTCGGCTGGGCGAGCGTGACGCGATCGCCGTCGCCAAGCACCTCGAGACTTGTAGCCAGTCTCGCGTTCGTGTTATGCGTCGTGGCCGTTCCCTGGGAATCAGTGGGGGCCGAGTCGCATGAAACGGGTCACCGGAATCGGGGGCGTCTTCTTCAAGGCGCGGGATCCGGAGGCGCTCCGCGCCTGGTACCGCGAGCATCTGGGGCTCGACATCCAGGACTGGGGCGGAACTTCCTTCCGCTGGGACACGGCGCGGGATCGCCACGATGCCCGTGACGGTCTTGGTGGAGGCGCAGAGACGACTGCTGCGGCCAGCGCCACCGATGTGGCGTCAGAGGAGGTCACCGTTTGGAGCATCTTCCCGGCGTCTTCCACCTATTTCGACCCGAGCAAAGCGCCGTTCATGATCAATTATCGGGTTCTGAATCTCGCCGCGGTGCTCGACGCTTTGCGCGCCGAGGGTTGTGTCGTCGACGAACGCACGGAGACCTCAGAGTTCGGCTCCTTCGGTTGGGTCATGGATCCCGAAGGAAATCGCATCGAGCTCTGGGAACCGCCACGAGGGCGTTTCCCCGGTTGAAAGCGGCAGCCGTTGGTTGGCAATGGGAGGGCGATCGCGATGAAAAGCGTTTGGATCCTCGTTTCATGCTTGGCCGCCGCAGTGCTCGCCGGGCCGGCCCGTGGTGAAACGCGCGAACAGCTCACACAACAGGTGCGTGCCGCCGAGACGGCATTCGCCAAGAGCCTGGCCGACCGGAAGCTCGACGCCTTCGAATCCCACCTGGCCGAGGAAGCACTCTTCTTCGGCCGGGAGGGAGTCCTGCGCGGCAAAGCCGCCGTGGTCGGAGGCTGGAAGGGGTTCTTCGCCGGCGAGAAGGCCCCCTTCTCCTGGACGCCGGAGACGGTCGAGGTCCTCGAATCGGGGACGCTGGCGCTCAGCAGCGGCCCCGTCCTCGATCCTGCCGGCAAGCAGATCGGCACCTTCAACTCCATCTGGCGACGCGAAGCGGATGGCCGCTGGCGGGTCGTGTTCGACAAGGGCTGCCCGGTTTGCAACTCGAAGTGAGCGCGGGGAACCGATGCGAAATGGGCCTGGCGCTCTCGCTCTCGCGCTCGCTGCACTGCTCTCGGTGAATTCTCTCGTGTTCAAAGTCCACGCGGGTGAGGTCGCCGTCACCGAGTCGACGCTCACTTCGGGCCCCGT from Candidatus Krumholzibacteriia bacterium encodes:
- a CDS encoding VOC family protein produces the protein MKRVTGIGGVFFKARDPEALRAWYREHLGLDIQDWGGTSFRWDTARDRHDARDGLGGGAETTAAASATDVASEEVTVWSIFPASSTYFDPSKAPFMINYRVLNLAAVLDALRAEGCVVDERTETSEFGSFGWVMDPEGNRIELWEPPRGRFPG
- a CDS encoding DUF4440 domain-containing protein, encoding MKSVWILVSCLAAAVLAGPARGETREQLTQQVRAAETAFAKSLADRKLDAFESHLAEEALFFGREGVLRGKAAVVGGWKGFFAGEKAPFSWTPETVEVLESGTLALSSGPVLDPAGKQIGTFNSIWRREADGRWRVVFDKGCPVCNSK